From the genome of Nicotiana tabacum cultivar K326 chromosome 17, ASM71507v2, whole genome shotgun sequence:
TTGTTGGTTCATAgtaaatatttattttcaataatcgCCCTAAGAGGGTGATACTGTATGTCCTTTCTATGCCTATAAATAAAGGACATTTTCTAATCTCGTTCTCAAGCTTTTGCTTTCTATCTGACCTTTATCCATTCCACACTATCATACAAAAAATTTCCAATGAAGTTGCAGCTACTCTACTCGCTTATCATCTTTTGTGTGAGTAGATTTCTATATAGTTTTGTCTTTAtctttcacaatttatttaattttcatCTTTATCAAGAAGCCATTTCATTTCGAAAATACAGTATCATACTTCCTAAATCGCAATTGCTTTTAAAAGAGTTTTCAAAAAGGTTATGATTATCGTGGAATACTTCAATCAACTTACTGAATATACTCTTTGGTAAATTAAAGTATCTGAAAATGGAAGAGCTTCATTCTACTTAATGTTTATATATTTATTGTTGTATATTTGACAAATTAAAGTATCTGAAAATGGAAGAGCTTCATTCTACTTATTGCTTATATATATAGGAGATATTGATTAACAAAATTTGTTTATTGTTGTATATGTAGCTTGCTTTTGTGACAAATACTTACGCAGTAATATCTCCAGAGATTTATTGGAAAGTAAAATTGCCCAACACTCAAATCCCCAAAGTCATCAAAGATTTCCTTTCCCAATCAGGTTTGTCTACAACTCCAGGGATGTTTTCCTTGTTGAGAGAAAACACGGCATTTCTACCACTTCATTATTTGTGTCCTTTGACTTATCTTCCTAATATGTCTTTATGCATatagttacttaattatatctaTATCATTATTAGGTGTGGTTAAGCTGCTATAACTATGGTCAAAAGTTTCTTAAGCAATCAAACATAAAAGTATCTCTGTGTGGACTTATTTAATTAACTTATTTGTAACTTTATGTTTAAAACAGGACAATATTACTCCTCGATTATTAAACTTAACTGCACTTTCTCAACTTTGACACAGAACATTGATTTCATTAAAGTTTGTAGATTTAATCCAATTTGAAACAGCCCGAACAAACTTACCTATATTGTTAATTTAAGCAACCATTCATATGATACATGATGTTTCCAAGTGGACATGTTAATGTTTTTAGACCTCATTCTGACAGAAAATAACAATTTTACCGCTTGTCACTTTGGAATATTACTTTATCGATGGGATtagagaaaaatgattgtcatccAAATAAACCTTGGCTAGATGATTGCCCCAAACTCTTTATCTTAATTTCGTCAATATAAAATTATTTGGAAAGAAATAATTTTCGTTGTGTTGTTACAGAGGGTGACATACGTGAGCTAAAACAAGATAAGACGAACACAAAGGAGAAAGTATACTACGGTTTACACCAGCATGGAATCTTGGTTTATCATGTTGCTACAGAGGATGAGATTCGTGATATAAAGAAGGAAATTCCTAGCATGAATCATGCTACTATCAAGAGTGATGTTCAAGATGATTTCCTTTACAAACCTTACTTCTTAGAAAAGGACTTGGCGAAGAGAAAAGTCATCAACTTTccatctttcaaaaacaaaaatgaagcaCCCTTTTTGAGTCGCCAATTTGTGGAATCGATTCCCTTCTCTTTGAAAAAAATTCCAGAAATTCTAAACCATTTCTCAATAGATAGTAGCTCAAAGAATGCTCAAACTATTGAGGAAACAATCAAATTTTGTGAAGAGCTAGAGGTGAAAcataaagagaagaaaagttgtGCAACTTCTTTGGAATCTATGGTAGATTTCAGCTTATCCATGCTAGGAACTAATAATATTCTGGCAATTACAACAGAGGTACAAGGGGAAACTCCAATGTTGCAAAAATACACCATTGAAGAAGTTCACCAAATAGGTGATGGGGATAACATGGTATGCCACAAACTTAATTACGCATATGCAGTGCATTTTTGCCATGTTGGTGGACGTACCAAGACATTTTCGGTATCTATGATTGGTGCTGATGGAACAAAGGTTAAAGCAATATCTGTATGCCACAAAGATACATCTCTTTGGAACCCAATGGGATTGCCTTTTGTAGTGCTTAAAGTTAAGCCTGGAACTACCCCTATTTGTCATTTCCTTCAAGATGATCAAATTGTCTTTATCCCTTCCAAAGAGGCCACTTATTATGCTATCTCATAATTAAACTTAACCCTATGAGTTTGGTTATTATGCAGTTAAGTAGTATGGGGTGACTACAGAATCATGCTACTTGTTTATTATCTTTGATATATCTTTATAATAATGAAAATGATTCTGGCTTCATGGTCTTTTTTTTTTCGACCTCCAAAGATTTCTGTCATGATCTAAAGCTGTGAGCATATTGCGAAAGTATTAAATTCTAGAATTCCCAATTGATCGGCTGTTAAATTTTGGAGACGTCACCAACACATGCAGCGGATCCATGGTGCTATTCTACAGCATTagcaatttttttcttttggtgcTTGGAAAGATAATTTATTACTCCTATATGAAACTTAATCGTTGCAAAGGTTGACTGTTCTTGTCACAAAGTGTTCAGAAGAGTACTACT
Proteins encoded in this window:
- the LOC107791072 gene encoding BURP domain-containing protein 6, translating into MKLQLLYSLIIFCLAFVTNTYAVISPEIYWKVKLPNTQIPKVIKDFLSQSEGDIRELKQDKTNTKEKVYYGLHQHGILVYHVATEDEIRDIKKEIPSMNHATIKSDVQDDFLYKPYFLEKDLAKRKVINFPSFKNKNEAPFLSRQFVESIPFSLKKIPEILNHFSIDSSSKNAQTIEETIKFCEELEVKHKEKKSCATSLESMVDFSLSMLGTNNILAITTEVQGETPMLQKYTIEEVHQIGDGDNMVCHKLNYAYAVHFCHVGGRTKTFSVSMIGADGTKVKAISVCHKDTSLWNPMGLPFVVLKVKPGTTPICHFLQDDQIVFIPSKEATYYAIS